The segment CAGAAACCTACTGCTCTTTTGTTGGAATGTTCAGCAGAAGGGTGTGATTTTTTGACTGAGACCAAGCCTTCACATGTAGATTTGTATACTGATGCAGCGTCCATTCCGGCAGATAAATATGAACTGATAATAGCCGTAACGCCTTGGATGCATACCTATCCTGCTTTATGCCTACAGTATATTCCAAAGGTTTTACATGTAGGAATGGGATGTAAACGGGAAATGGAGGCGGACGTTCAGCTGTTGAAGAATCAGATTTTTACATCTTTGCAGGAACATCATCTCTCTGCCCAGGCAATTTGTTCCTTGGATTCGGTTGATATTAAAGAAAATGAAAAGGCCTTGGTGTTATTGGCCGATTCTTTGCATATTCCTTTTAATACCTATTCTACTGCAGAGTTGAGTGGAATAAATGTGCCGAATCCTTCTGCCATCGTGGAGTCGAATATTGGGATTCCGAGCGTGAGTGAGGCTTCAGCAATCAAGGCAGCTGGTGGTGGAACCTTAATTTTGCCTAAACAGATTTATCACGATGGAGATATTCAGTTTACTTGGGCTGTCGCTTTGGATAATGGAACAGCAAGGCGGGAAGGACATATTGAGATTGTAGGAGCTGGACCAGGTGATCCTGAGCTGGTTTCTGTCAGAGGTAAGCACTTTCTTCAACAAGCCGATTTAATTCTATATGCAGGAAGTCTGGTTCCTAAAGAATTAACTTATTATGCTAAACCGGGTGCCGTGGTCCGCAGTTCGGCTGATATGAATTTAGAGGAACAGTTTGCCCTTATGAAATCGTTTTATGAGAAAGGAAAGCTGGTTGTCCGGTTGCATACAGGTGATCCATGTCTTTATGGTGCTATTCAGGAACAGATGAATTATTTTGACCAGTATGGCATGGACTATCATATTACTCCGGGTATTTCGGCCTTTCAGGCTGCTGCCGCCGAATTGAAGTCGGAGTTTACTGTGCCTGAGAAAGTTCAGACAATTATTCTGACCCGTGGTGAAGGACGTACGCCGGTTCCTGAAAAAGAACAGTTGCATAAACTGGCAGCAAGTCAAAGTACGATGTGCATCTATTTAAGCGCCTCAATCGCAGATAAAGTCGAACAGGAGTTGTTACAGCATTATGCTCCAGAAACACCTGTTGCCGTATGCTATAAATTAACCTGGAAAGAACAGCGGATTTTCCGGGGTGAATTAAAGAACTTAGCACAGGTAGTGCGTGAAAATCATCTGACACTGACTACTTTACTTGTAGTAGGAGAGGCTATCGGGCATCGTGAAGGGCTGTCTCGTTTATATGCAGATGAATTTAAGCATTTATTCAGAAAATAAAAGTTGTATGATACTTGTTTTGGGCGGAACAACAGAAGGGCGAATTGTGGCCCGCATCCTGGAAGAGGCGGGCAAGCCATTTCTGTACTCCACGAAAGGTGGAGGGCAGGAAATGGAGCTGGTTCATGGGAAGCGTATTTGTGGGGCAATGGACGAGAAGGTTATGACTGAATGTTGTTCCAATGAACATATCGGACTGATTATTGATGCTGCCCATCCTTTTGCTGTTCAGTTGCATCAGACTGTTGCCGGTGTTGCTGCCCAGCTCGGATTACCGGTTATCCGTTATGAACGGAAATATCCACCCCGGAATCCGGATTTTATCTGGTGTGATGATTATGTGGATGCCATGCAAAAGATGAGGCAGCATAAAGTATCCCGTTTATTGGCCTGGACAGGCGTGAATACGATTAGGCCATTAAAAGCGTTTTGGTCTGAACATGAGTCTTTCTTCCGGATTTTGGATCGGGAAGATTCCCGTCGGATTGCCATGGAGCAGGGTTTTCCGACAGATCATCTGCTTTTTTACCAGGAAGAATCAGATGAGGATATGATCCGGCAGATAGCTCCTGATGCAATTTTAACGAAAGAAAGTGGTACATCAGGTTTCTTTGAAGAAAAAACGCATGCGGCGGTTAAATATGGAATCCCGGTCTATGTGATTAAGCGTCCACAGCTTTCTCCTTTTTTCCTTTCTGTGGATGGTGAATTTGGTTTGCGCCGCGAGATTTATCGGCTGTTACCAGGTTTTTTTGATTTGCATTGCGGACTGACAACGGGTTCGTGCGCGACTGCTGCTGCGAAAGCTGCTTTGTATGGGATTTTATATAAGAAAGAGCTTTCTGATATGGAAATCCAGTTGCCTTCCGGCGAATCTGTCACTTTGCCTATTGCTTCTGTCGAAGAGGACAGTTCCGGCGTCACTTGTTCTGTGATTAAAGAATCTGGAGATGATCCGGATGTAACGAACGGGTGCGTGATAAGAGTACATGTTCAGGTGATTGAAGGTGACGGTGATAATGAGCCGGAGGTCTGTTTGAAGGCTGGTCCCGGTGTTGGGACCGTCACTTTGCCTGGTTTAGGACTTGAAGTGGGCGGACCTGCTATTAATCAGACACCAAGACGGATGATTGAGAGTGAACTGCGTCGTTTGGTAGCTTCTTCCGGAAGAAAGATTTCTTCAATGATTGTTACGGTATCGGTGGATCATGGGGAAGAATTAGCGAAAAGAACTTTTAATCCGAAATTGGGAATTGTTGGAGGCATTTCTATTATTGGTACTTCTGGTATAGTACGGCCTTTCTCATCTGAGGCTTTTGTTGCTTCTATCCGGAAGGAAATACAAGTAGCCAAAGCAATAGGGAGCCCGCAGCTGGTTATCAACTCCGGGGCAAAAAGTGAGCGGTTTTTGAAGAGCTATCTGGCTTCTCTGAATCTGCCATTGCAAGCCTATGTTCATTATGGCAATTTTATTGGTGATACAGTCCGAATTGCAGTAGAGACAGGTTTTCGGAAAATTATTATGGGCTTGATGTTGGGGAAAGCAGTGAAGTTGGCGGAAGGAGCTTTAGACACGCATAGCAAGAAAGTGATAATGAACAGAGATTATCTTTTGCATACAGCTGAGAAGGCTCATTGTGGTACGGATATTTTATCGGCAATCCGTTCGTTGACTTTAGCCCGTGAGCTATGGCAGATCATATCGCCTGAAGCATTTCCTGATTTTTATCAGCTGATACTTCAGGATTGCTATCGGTCTTGTAAGCCTCTTTTACAATCAGCGAATCTGGATTTGTTATTGATCTCGGAGGAAGGAAAGGTTATTCCGTTAAGAACTGTCTGATAGGTTTTGCTTCGTTTAAATTAACTTCTTATATTTGTACGCAAATTTATTAAGAAGGCGAAATGGCATTAAAACGGTTTGGTGTTTCTTTGGAAGATGATTTGCTTGAATCGTTGGATCAGTATGTCTTGGAGAATGGTTTTTCAAATCGTTCACAGGCAATTCGTTTCCTGATAGAGAAGAATTTGGCCGAGAAGAAATGGTTGTGTAATCATATTGTTGCCGGTACGATCATTATCATGTATGATCAGGGGAAAAGCGAAATCGCTTCTAAGATAACTTTGATAGAACAGGATTATCAGGATGTCATTCTTTCGTCGTCGCAATATTTTATCAATAAGAATTTTTGTTTGCATATTGCTGCAGTTATGGGGGAAGCTCATAGACTAACTGATTTATCAGATTGTCTGACAGCTATTAAGGGGATTAAGCATGGCAAACTGGTGATGAGTAGGGCTGATTAAGCCTTATTTTTTTGGAGAATTAGTAACACGTTTTTATTTAAAGGTAACACTGCGTGTATTTTTATTAATAGATAAATGAAAAGGAATGTATTAATTGTAGCTTGCCTGCTGGCTTCAGTCAGGATGATGGCAGAAACACCCATGGAAGTAGACAGCCTGATTCATTTGAATAGTCTGGTTGTATCAGCCAATAAAATAGAAGTAAACCGGAACAGTGTTCCGCTGACTATCTCTGTGATAGATCGGAATCAGATAGAAAACAGCAGTGAATCAGCTTTATTGCCAGTCTTGTCGGAGCAGGTTCCTGGACTTTTTGTGACAGAGAAAGGCGTTACCGGATTTGGTGTGTCTACGAATGCTGCGGGAACGATTAACATCCGAGGAGTCGGGGGTGGCAATAAAGTCTTGGTTTTATTTGATGGCCAGCCTCAGTGGGCAGGACTTTTTGGCCATGCCTTACCTGATACGTATGTGGCATCTGATGTAGAGAAAGTAGAAGTGATTCGTGGACCGGGTTCATTATTGTATGGCTCGAATGCGATGGGAGGTGTCATCAATATCATTACGCGAAGACATCATGAACAGGGCAGACGTACGCAGGCACGGATCATGTATGGTTCGTACAATACGCAGAAGTATATGGTGAATAATGGATATAATGTGGGTAATTTCAGCTCTTTTATCTCCATTAATCACGATCGGACAGACGGTCATCGGCCTAATTCTGAATTCCGGATTACAAATGGCTTTGCTAATTTAGGCTATCGTTTTAATGATGTTTATCAATTGCGTGGTGATGTGAGTCTGGCGAAGTATAAGTTCCAGAATCCGGGAGAAACATTCAATCCTATTTATGATAACAAGATGAATGTCTGGCGTGGTACATCATCTTTGGCACTCGAGAATCAGTATGAGAAGGTGAGTGGAGCAATCCGCCTGTTCTACAACTGGGGAAATCATGAAATAAATGACGGATATTATACGGGTGAAACTCCCAAGGACTATCTTTTCCGGTCAACTGATAGAAATCTGGGTGTATTGTTTTATGAGTCTTTTCGCTTGTTTCCCGGGAATAATTTTACAGTCGGAATCGATTATAAAAACTGGGGAGGCCATGCCTGGAACCAGATGAATGATGGTTCCGATCAGGAGATTATTGATAAATCGGTCAATGAAGTAGCCGGTTATGTCATTATGCAGCAGGATTTTCTTGACAAGCTTGGTGTTAATGCCGGTGTGCGTTATGAACATAATAGCTCGTTTGGAGGTGCTTGGGTGCCTCAGGCCGGTTTGACGTTCCGTCCCTTTGAAGGAAATGTATGGAAGGCTTCTCTTTCCAAGGGATTCCGCAGTCCGAATATCCGTGAATTGTATATGTACAAGCCCAAGAATCCTGATTTGAAGCCGGAGAACATGATGAATTACGAGATTTCGGTTGGTCAGTCATTTCTTGAGGGACGCTTGTCTGCCGAGGTAACAGCCTTCTACATTGATGGAAAGGATATGATCCGTACAGCGATGATTAATGGTAATCCATTAAATGTCAATACAGGAGAGTTTACGAATAAAGGTGTTGAAGCGGAGGTCAAATATCAGATCCTGCAGAATCTTTCATTTACGACGAACTATAGTTTTCTCGACCAGAGTGATCCGATAGCAGGTGCACCCAAGCATAAGTTTTATGCGGGAGCGACATATTTGCCGGGCAGGTTCTCCTTCTATTTGGCTGTCCAGTCCATATTTGACCTTTATACCGATGAGGCATGTACAAAATTGGAAGACTACACAGTCTTGAATGCCCGTGCAGCCTATCATTTTGGTAAGAGTAAGGACAAAGGATTGAATCTTTTCGTGAAAGGTGAAAACCTGACGGCTACACGCTATTCCATTAATGACGGCTTCCCGATGCCGAAGGCTACTTTCATGGGTGGAGTAGAGGTGACATTCTAATTTAATGATGACTCTTGGTAGAAAAATCTTGGATCAGTTTTTCTACCAAGGGTACATAATAATATCTTACTTCTTCGGCAGTTGGTGTGTGTGCCCCAGGAAACGAATAAGCATGTGTATAATAAGTTAAGAACAGAGGCTTGTAATGAGCTAACTGATCATTTTCTCCGAATAATCCCCAGATCCGTTCACGATCGGATTCTTTATAATAATCCCACTGATGAAGTTGAACCTCTTCAAATTCATGGATCAGTTCCTGGTCAATGATGAACTGTTGTTTCCCGTCTCTTCTGGGCGACTTGTATTCGTGCGGGCCAATACGCTCTTTCAGAAATTTAGTCATTTCGAAATAGGGATTTCCCAACAGGGCCGGTATGCCACTTCTGGCTGCTTCGATTTGAGCTAAAAATGAGCCGTTGCTGTTGCCTACCAGCGCATCTGGTTTTTCTTGTTCACACAGCTGGTGAATAAACCTGAGGGCTTCGTGCGGATGTAAAGGCAGATCAGGAGTCAGCACCTGAATCTTTCCCTTTAGATATTGCACGAAAGCCTGGGCCGGGATGCAGCTGCCTGAAGCAAAGAAACCGTGTAGAAAGATTATTTTCCGTGTTTCCATCTTAACAACCACTTCCGTCGATGTTACAGGCGGCTCCTTCATTCACAGGGCGGGATTGCAATCCGGCCTCTTCAGGAATGAGCGTCACCGTACCGTCTTCCAGTACAAAACAGGGAATTCCTGCTGCTCCCATTTCTTTTGCCTTGGTGAAGACAGGGTTATGGTCTCTCAGCCTCAGAAATTCTTTGAGGTATTTGACGTGCTTGCCTATATCGATTACCTGATATTTATCGTTCCCTTTTATTTGCCCTTCAACGTAATAGCAGTCGGGGCAGGTGCTCATGCTGTATATTTTGATCATAATCTTTTAAGCTTTTAACTTGAATTGTGAAAATGTGAGAAATACAAAAGATATCTCTGTACACAAAGTTATCTAAAAAATCAAATCGGAAAAGTCTGTTGGCGAATTTCTGTCGGTTTATTTTATATTTATAACGTATATCTCCAATCTTTGCATGTCTTTCATTTAATCTGTACCTTTGCCAGGTAAAGTGAAGTTCTCCAAATATTACCGATGATGCAACTTACCTATATTTTCCACAGCGGCTTTGCGCTTGAGACTGACAGCTGCATGCTTGTATTTGACTATTGGAAGGATCCGGCAGATGTCATGTCGCGTCTGTTGCTGTCACCCAAGCCGATGTATGCCTTCTCCAGTCATTTTCATGAGGATCATTTCAACCGGGAGATTTTTGGATGGAAGGGGAAAAAGGATCATATTCGCTATATCCTTTCGAAAGACATCCTGAAACACCGTCGGGCTCAGAAGGATGAAGCTGATGCTTGGTTAGGTAAAGGTGCTACGTGGGAAGATGAACTTATTCGTGTGGCTGCTACGGGGAGCACCGACAGCGGTGTGTCGTGGGTGATTGAGACCGGCGGCAAACGTATCTTCCATGCCGGCGACCTGAACAACTGGTACGCCCGCTTTCTGACTGACGACTACCACGGAGGCTTGGTTTACAATCCTGATTCCGGCATGGACATCGATCCTCTGAAGGAAGAGAAACGCTATTTGGGCGAGCTGAAAGACATCCGCAAGCTCTCCGACCGCTTCGACGTCGTGATGTTTCCCGTAGATGGACGCATCGGCAACGGTTACACTCGTGGAGCCCGTCAGTTCCTCGATGTGTTTCAGGTCGGTCTGTTCGTGCCCATGCATTTCGTGGCAAGTGGGTTCGAATCGGCCTGGCGGATGAAAGAGTTCACCGACGCCAAGTCCGTCCCGTTCTGGAGTATCCGGCAGGAAGGGGAAACTATTTGCCCGGATTGACACAGAACTAATTAATGTCTTGTTTCGATGAATTATCTAAATAAAAATCATATGAATAGAATTTGTTTCAACAAAAAGGAAAATATCCGTTTCGGCTATGTGATAGCTTTTTTGCTCTGTCTTCTGATTTCAGGATGTAGCAAAAGTGAGTTGGAGGAGTATATTCCCCAGGCGCCCGATTATTCTGATTCGACTTTCTAGTATGCAGAAGAGAATGATAAGACGGGAAAAAATGCCGACGTGTTTTATATCGTTTCTACGTGGGAAACCGATTGGAAGACTGATAGTGGCGTGACAGTCCATTATGCGGATGTCTACAATAAGAAACATCGGGATGATATGACGAAGGAGATTTCGGGTATAGCGGCTTATATGGGTAAGGATAATAACTTTTACTCTCCCTTTTACCGGCATATTACAATTGAAGGATGGGCAACCCGCGATGAGAATATCATCAACAGCCGTTTCGAAATTGCCTTTGAAGATGTCCGTAACGCTTTCGAAACATTCTTGAAGAATCGCCCGAAGAATCGTCCGTTTGTACTGGCCGGATTCAGTCAGGGTGGCAAGGTTGTTGTGGAGCTGCTGAAGATAATGCCTGAGGATGTTTACCGACAGCTGGTGGCTGCCTATGTGTTGGGCTATAAGGTTACACCTGCCGATACACTGGCTTCAGCCAATATTAAGGCAGCTCTGGGTCCCGATGATATTGGTGTGACGATATGTTATAATTCTGTCAGCGATGTGAAGTACATTCAGCCCGTGGTGGCTGCTCCATGTGCTTTCTGTATCAATCCTGTCAATTGGCGTACAGATGATGTACCGGCTACCTTGCATGATACGATTACGGTGAGTGTGGCGCAAAAGGAAAAAGTGCTGATAGTGAAAGGTTACAGTGGCAGTGAATATGCTCCCATCATGGGCTTCCTCAATGTGGGCGATTTCCATAGCTGTGAGCCGTGGTTGTATAAGGAGTGTCTGGAAAAGAATATTAAGAATCGTATCGAGATTTTCAGAAAAAACCGGTTGTGAAAAGAGCTGCCTACCTTTTCATCAAAAGACGCCGGCTTTTACCTAAAAGACGCCGGGAAATGATCAAAAGACGCCGGCTATTTTTCATTTTGCTTTACCCAATAAATAGGAATTCAGCGACTGTCTGGCGGAAAAAAAGCGAAAATCTTGAATTCTGAATATTTGTTAATTGTAGACATGATACTGGGTTCAACTACCCCAAAAGAGCATTTGAACGACGATTCTGTCGACAAAAATCCAAAAATTGCATGCAATTTTGAACAAAGTAAAGTAGATAAAAGTAAAGTAAAGGAAAGTAGAGAAAAAGAAAGTATAAATTTAAACAACAACGATTACAACAACGCGCGTGCGCGCGAGAACAATCAATCGTTAAAAAGCTGAATGGGATTAATGAAAAATGGAATTGCTGAATGATGAAGACTGGTGCGCACATTGCTTTGTGTTTTGAACTGAAAAAAAGTTTGCCCCAATCCGAATCTTATGAGGAATCAAGAAGAAAGCTATATGTATGCGAGTGAAACTAAGAAATAATGGCCCCAGGATAGAGATATTGCCATAAAACATCAACGACAGGAAGACTTGGTTTCAAATGAATGCTTACCTTTGAGTACTTAAGTCGGTTGTATAAAGATATCTATGGAATCTTCTTGTTTTGCCTTTATCCTTTGGGCTAAGACTATTTGAGAGAATGTATGGATATTATACAGAATAAAAACAAATTATGAAAAATGAATTAGTCCAATCAATTCGAGAAATTTTCCTTGAAGATGAAAATACGTTCATCATACCAGCATATCAGCGTGGATATAAATGGACAAAAGAGCATGTTAGCCATTTACTTGAAAGTATTGCAAGCAAAATACCGGTATGTCATGATTCTGACCAATACTTTTGTCTACAGAATATAACACTTTGTAATTCAGATAAGGGATTACGAGTGATCGATGGTCAACAACGTTTGATAACCCTTACTCTGATTTTATCTTTACTGGACGTCAATATCAAGAGCCATATCATATTTCCAACTAGAGACAGAACGGAGAGTTTTATCAAAGCCATCATCATAAATCACACGATCGGCAATGCAGACAGTTTGGATGAAGAATATATTTCAGAGGCAGTTACTGCTATTCGAGAGTGGCTTGAATCCAATAGTTTACCTTTAGATTTGTTTTTGGATAAAGTTAAATTAATTGTAAATGTCATAGAAAGCGATGCTACAACAGAAGAACAGACTTTTGCAAATCTAAATGGTGTAAAATCTGAACTTGATGGTTCGGATCTCCTTCGTGCTATATTTATTACCCGATGCGAAACAGAAATGGAAACTGAGCACGATTTAGGCGAAGAGTTTGATGAAATGAACAAATGGTGTAGAGATGAGGAAAATTATAAATTCCTAAAACGACTGGTTAAAATTAATACGATTACTGAAACAAAAGTAGACAATCTCGGTTCCTATCATGCCAAAATTGTTTTTAATGAAGAGCGTTATCCTATTGATTTAATTTATAAACTGTTCTTTGTTATTAATCATACCGGAGAAGAAGAATACAATTATGTGTTTTTTGAACGACTTCTTTCCACCCACAATATTTGCCGGGAAAAACTTACAGATTTGCGGCATTTGTATTCAGCATTGAAAGAATGGAAAGATAATAGAGATATATACCATTTCCTAGGCTTTTTAATATCCAATACTCAAGAATGTGATTTCTCGCAGATATATAATTTGTGGATATCCGAAAATGATAAGTTTTTGGCAAATATAAAGTCTATGATTCGCAAAAGTTTACTGGCTGAATTTCGAGACGGCAGTTACAGCTTTTCCGATTTAGGCAACGAGTGCCATCAATGGTATCTCAGTAACTTTGAAGACGATGGTAGAATGAAACTACTCATTAAAATTCTTATCCTTCAGGACGTACTGCTTTGCACCCGCTATCCTGAAGTTGGATATTTACCAGTAGACTATTTTACAAGGGAAAATGATGATGTAGAACACATCGCATGCCAAACTCCCAATGCGAAAGATACTCACGACGGGGAGCGAAGGCAGTTATACATTGCCGCCATGAAAGACTTGGCTGAGAATATTGATGATACCCAATTGTTCCAAGATATCCGTACCCTAGAAGATGATGCAACGACAGCAGAAGCTGCGATGGCTATTATCAACCGATATGGATTGAATTGTGCTGGTAATCTTGTTTTGTTAGAAAAAGGATTAAACCGCGGCTATGGCAATTCGGCCTATGAAATAAAACGGGAACAAGTTGTTGAGTCTTATTTTCAAAATGGTAAAAACCGTAAAAGATATATTCGTCCATACACCTTGAAGGTATTTCTAAGCTCCACAAATAAAGGAGGATTGGAACGATGGACATTTGAAGATATTCGTAATAATACTCATCGCCTATACAATGAAACTAAGAAATGGATTGAAGAGCTATGAATAAAGAATACAGCATAAAGAGCCTCCTGGATGAACATATCATCATCGTACCTGAAATGCAGAGAGATTATGTATGGAGCAAAACCTCTGACAACGTGTACAGGCTATTGGAAATTATAAACAGAGCGAATGGTAATAAAGTTAATATCGGATTTATCTATGCCTGTCAGCATGATGGCTTATTTTGTCTTATAGATGGGCAGCAGCGGATGACTACATTAGTGTTATTGGCATTTTATCTTTCTCTAAGGGAAAATCGAAAGAACTGGATGGCATTTCAACAATTGATTGCACCAGATAAAACACTGCGCTTCACATATCGTGTTCGTAAAACTGCGGAAGATTTCATGGAATATCTTTTTTTGTCAGAAAAATGTCTTTCCTTTAACGATATCAGAGTATTATCGGCTCAAAAATGGGACAATGATACGACAGTCGAAAACATGATAGAAGCACTCAACATTATCGACCGTTATGTTCAGATGTGTATTTTCAGCGGGAACATGGATACACTAAATTTTGATAATGTTATTCAAAATGTCATGTTCTACTATACTGACATTGAACAGACAGTTCAAGGCCGCGATATTTATATTACGATGAATAGCTGCGGACAACCATTGGCTAAACATGAACGCCTTAAACCTTATATAATAACAGGCGAAGATAGCATATCGAAAAGTATTATTTGGAACACCTGGGAAGATTGGCTTTATCGCTTGGCAAAGAATTTAAAAAGAGATAAGAGTACAGTTGATATTGCAATGAGCAATTTTTTGCGTATTGTATATGAACTAAAAACGGCCAAACCAATCACCGACTATTGGGAAACTGTTGCTGAATCGGTGTTGTCTTTCAAGGAGGTAAAACTATATTTTGAGTCATTGATAAAGCTTTATGAATTCTATCCTGATATTGTGATGGAGATATTCAACCTCTCTAAGACAAAAGACAAAAAACTGTTTTTTCGAGGTCCTAAAGCATTGCTTCAGGTGACTTACCTGAATCCGAGTGATTTATCAAAAGAATTGCAAAGGATGAATCATCTTGTGCAAATGTGTCTCAGAGGGCAAACGATGAAAGATGAAGACTTGCTTCTCTTTTTACGCAGATACAAAGATTCACATCTTGATCTGTACGCTTTTGTAGATACTTCGGCTGAGGATAGCATAGTTACCTCTTGTTTACACCAACATGAGATTCGAAAAATTCAGTTTATAAAACATGGAACAGAAAAGACTGAAGAACTTTTTCTAAAAGCTGAAAGCTTGGATTTATATTCTACCAAAGACTATTACTGCCTTTTGAATGCTTTATGGAATGAGAAATTCTCAGACGACTCATTAGAATGGTCTGAACAGAATGATGTTGAATTTAATAGACGAATAGACACATTTGAGTTCTTATTCAGAAATAAGTGGATGGAATTAAGTCGTAAGCATGAAAATGGCGTAATTGACAATGCTTTCTTAGCCCGTTATCTTCTCTCTTTGGAAAAATATGACTATTATATTCAAGACAGGGAATATCGTTTTATGGGACGTAATGACTCTTGGAGTGAAATGCTGGCAAATAAGACCTCTTGTCAGAGAATTTCTTGCATGATTGGGAAGCTATACCCTGTTGCTTTTGATCGTATGTACGCTGTCATGGAAAAACAAATAAATACAACATGGCAAACATATCCAGGCTCACATGACTCCCGATATTACATACTTAAATATCCTGATTCATTGAGAGCAAAATCCAATGGATGGAACAAGCTGTGGATAGAATATATCTGGGACAATCGAACTACATGGAAATCATATAATATTGCCATATATTCTGCGCCCAAAAACTGGAACGAGGATAATGGTACATGGATGTTTGAAAGTCTACTTGCTCATGCCTCTAAACATAGTACCAATGAATGGTCTCCAATACTTGCAAATAGGATATGTCTGAAAAATGGAAGGGATAGACATGGATGGAGAATTAATTATGAAAAGAACTTAACCAGAGAGAGAATCACAGAATATCTGCAAAAACTTGTAGACAGGTATCAGCTAATTTTATCAATTTCGCCTGCAAAAGAAGAAGACAACTTTGTTTTTGTTGATATTGTCGACAATTATGATCTGATAGACGGAGGAGCTCTCCTTCTGGAGTATTTAAATGCCTTACCTTCAGATTAGTTGTTTTGATAATTCTCTTAGTGAGAAAATTCAAATAGGGC is part of the Parabacteroides sp. AD58 genome and harbors:
- a CDS encoding DUF262 domain-containing protein, whose amino-acid sequence is MNKEYSIKSLLDEHIIIVPEMQRDYVWSKTSDNVYRLLEIINRANGNKVNIGFIYACQHDGLFCLIDGQQRMTTLVLLAFYLSLRENRKNWMAFQQLIAPDKTLRFTYRVRKTAEDFMEYLFLSEKCLSFNDIRVLSAQKWDNDTTVENMIEALNIIDRYVQMCIFSGNMDTLNFDNVIQNVMFYYTDIEQTVQGRDIYITMNSCGQPLAKHERLKPYIITGEDSISKSIIWNTWEDWLYRLAKNLKRDKSTVDIAMSNFLRIVYELKTAKPITDYWETVAESVLSFKEVKLYFESLIKLYEFYPDIVMEIFNLSKTKDKKLFFRGPKALLQVTYLNPSDLSKELQRMNHLVQMCLRGQTMKDEDLLLFLRRYKDSHLDLYAFVDTSAEDSIVTSCLHQHEIRKIQFIKHGTEKTEELFLKAESLDLYSTKDYYCLLNALWNEKFSDDSLEWSEQNDVEFNRRIDTFEFLFRNKWMELSRKHENGVIDNAFLARYLLSLEKYDYYIQDREYRFMGRNDSWSEMLANKTSCQRISCMIGKLYPVAFDRMYAVMEKQINTTWQTYPGSHDSRYYILKYPDSLRAKSNGWNKLWIEYIWDNRTTWKSYNIAIYSAPKNWNEDNGTWMFESLLAHASKHSTNEWSPILANRICLKNGRDRHGWRINYEKNLTRERITEYLQKLVDRYQLILSISPAKEEDNFVFVDIVDNYDLIDGGALLLEYLNALPSD
- a CDS encoding DUF3089 domain-containing protein — encoded protein: MFYIVSTWETDWKTDSGVTVHYADVYNKKHRDDMTKEISGIAAYMGKDNNFYSPFYRHITIEGWATRDENIINSRFEIAFEDVRNAFETFLKNRPKNRPFVLAGFSQGGKVVVELLKIMPEDVYRQLVAAYVLGYKVTPADTLASANIKAALGPDDIGVTICYNSVSDVKYIQPVVAAPCAFCINPVNWRTDDVPATLHDTITVSVAQKEKVLIVKGYSGSEYAPIMGFLNVGDFHSCEPWLYKECLEKNIKNRIEIFRKNRL
- a CDS encoding MBL fold metallo-hydrolase; this encodes MQLTYIFHSGFALETDSCMLVFDYWKDPADVMSRLLLSPKPMYAFSSHFHEDHFNREIFGWKGKKDHIRYILSKDILKHRRAQKDEADAWLGKGATWEDELIRVAATGSTDSGVSWVIETGGKRIFHAGDLNNWYARFLTDDYHGGLVYNPDSGMDIDPLKEEKRYLGELKDIRKLSDRFDVVMFPVDGRIGNGYTRGARQFLDVFQVGLFVPMHFVASGFESAWRMKEFTDAKSVPFWSIRQEGETICPD
- a CDS encoding DUF262 domain-containing protein — encoded protein: MKNELVQSIREIFLEDENTFIIPAYQRGYKWTKEHVSHLLESIASKIPVCHDSDQYFCLQNITLCNSDKGLRVIDGQQRLITLTLILSLLDVNIKSHIIFPTRDRTESFIKAIIINHTIGNADSLDEEYISEAVTAIREWLESNSLPLDLFLDKVKLIVNVIESDATTEEQTFANLNGVKSELDGSDLLRAIFITRCETEMETEHDLGEEFDEMNKWCRDEENYKFLKRLVKINTITETKVDNLGSYHAKIVFNEERYPIDLIYKLFFVINHTGEEEYNYVFFERLLSTHNICREKLTDLRHLYSALKEWKDNRDIYHFLGFLISNTQECDFSQIYNLWISENDKFLANIKSMIRKSLLAEFRDGSYSFSDLGNECHQWYLSNFEDDGRMKLLIKILILQDVLLCTRYPEVGYLPVDYFTRENDDVEHIACQTPNAKDTHDGERRQLYIAAMKDLAENIDDTQLFQDIRTLEDDATTAEAAMAIINRYGLNCAGNLVLLEKGLNRGYGNSAYEIKREQVVESYFQNGKNRKRYIRPYTLKVFLSSTNKGGLERWTFEDIRNNTHRLYNETKKWIEEL